TTCATCCTCCTTTGATTAAGTTTCCGCGCGGAAACTGTTTTAGTTAAGAAAAAAAGAGAGGCTCACAGTCCCTTGGGGATCTTGAACAAATTGTCCGCAATAGTTCGCCACTCCGCCATGGTCTGCTCGTTGACCCGGTAATGAACGAAGTACCCCTCCTTGTCCGCAATGACGAGGTCCGCATCCCTCAAAACCCGCAGATGCTGAGACACCGCCGACGGCGAGATGTCCAGCATCTTGGCCAGGGCGTTCACGCAGAAGGAGCGATGCTTCAGCATCTCAAGCATCCGCACGCGTGTACCGACCGAGAGCACCTTGAATATGCGAGCCTGTTTTTCAGAATCGATCATGTAACCTCGACACTTGAACTAATTTAGTTATCACGCATATACTTCATTGGCTCTCTTGTGTCAATCTAGCTTGACAAAGGAAGCATGCCTGCATGCAAATGCCCATTTTCATGTGATAATCACGCCCAGACC
Above is a genomic segment from Oceanidesulfovibrio indonesiensis containing:
- a CDS encoding ArsR/SmtB family transcription factor: MIDSEKQARIFKVLSVGTRVRMLEMLKHRSFCVNALAKMLDISPSAVSQHLRVLRDADLVIADKEGYFVHYRVNEQTMAEWRTIADNLFKIPKGL